A window of Microscilla marina ATCC 23134 contains these coding sequences:
- a CDS encoding OTU domain-containing protein: MSDRLIPIVQETEETSPSTTVQSSKNPQLHQVKHQPVKTKHKSVPSKYTPIQTKLKSGAGSAARSAEEIKSEPAALPDDGDFPRYARASETQQEGNPKLTYRSYVHTLLSRLAYYRQQFAFLRDGLAFDEVDRETRQQELQALVSMMVDYIVVLVNKDKRPYQQENLQELDHMIHFLLEKAKAVTFAETPSILEKFQKELPHIQASKGSMAFDDDVKRLINPTENRNEDFDNTFRKTNNLIGSHPERMPGSAESIKGLFFEVHMSIEGAVTYLYEWLVGKPKPANFYPVMSLLSRPDVRKVENAFVYHAENTQRIPLRVAIAAAFGAKKEDGLKHWRYNTRVQYLYELLDNKGRASTAMRIAISLGRAGEGVPSGKLRADEAEVVRLVEKLEPKELLDFWHNYQPRLKSYLSPYNLQRVRNYVQANQQYAAIKGAAETLGNKEGEDTQQKNQEALLGWQESILQAKGGEGKEKIPFLEQKDRHLEGIIKHYVNGGSKYLRKIGPRGIVALSGNVKDLKKEVADWLKNTIKEEKTYFGGYPLIRKYVLGEKVEFFMRKNSKLVIPKPNATANDLDARLGRVVNVPTRYTAKALSDKKVKVGWHDGDRNMLRLLISAGFDADKTAEEEQPERPLDINADDLKSSQLILARIESAVRQGDLGRPKEIVKLLGDLAAQAKIKGRYDVVNRRQDIFKSIMELSDRMRVEFLSLFVDTPIAHADSAEDADGLVEQALGELEKLLVGLKMLPKQIYEVLGKLKYGSDIGDDYLKLRRSAGMTNYTRMEGLRKWTANEPFNPSKTHIYALALSDKELAMARQDDEMLLGLEFKFIQSVMHTHETDYIKYVGSLFRSLAHHVGFEPKLQWQDIDKKSRQGAYKKMQNWVKPPNQGSPRQHRLTPVEAKDFSQNYLGYYTKYIGKGKGAGKAAEQAKQDRKAQEERWDSLATHDEMVVNDAEYRRQVGIWCARLHKVAVNKNYHDIMLMMMRIWQAGDNLYVPKGIVVKSYQRNPYLKQDFNEKRKEVFLFEVFDALQETAQKRIAQDTFLGYQSHQKASLNKSIKHLQGGTLELIPFIIKQGFRWFRKLDGKDKELAQYTFTGLHGRVLLDEWTDYKSNKTALGKRNNLREQMAKLKQEIKENKEPGLFEQKKERLEELKEEVETQSREIRQKHLPLPSKEQLERLYGGNESTHTSLVLDLMTHLSDAATHDKAFVDTLLAEGYLAEDIFALSENYLTLHANIKNKSLNAGVSWKWLTAKADEYKEGGARLVSAMRNIEQGVNAKNAFEDLGQDKEYFEKTFKDDVTKRQEGFEKTTTAYRKNLIKTIELVVLVGVVPFASVGIVPIIIDNLVLGALYAGTGFVTAVIDKALDPDKETIQNYVGFAGFEAIKASLTAMMYMGSFFLSDAIKESKLLGDSINALNDGGKKPGELAVKDGGRYVGVGMTRSLGKEVIKGLEGFVKGKPNEDTWRNIRDQVTNPASLVKALTKATTNTTFEVTGLNDVLKEEMNPLSEQSKDKEVLDPKERNAEFRANEGARAIRRYINTPLGLDKLVEYTQEMVSNRNPLFKSFEDKSDKDDVQSLAQAHIEEKMKEDRLQDAIDDLEEVVERVNEEIVDHNASAKNQKVSFINMSDIYNVVKNTGVAGIDQLKGALWAIRNNLDFLWSRNKAATNKPKKATDGKQSSQEEILKSGKNLNPENKTQKTTAPKLKAKKTKRRRSLKAIEAEKWANNWFRDGALVTGSYQGQPYTFNVQNVSGRGHNCLINCIVEGLGEDSTQVLNIRKFLMTQFPEEVQKGNYLEASDEIVGAIFSQLTQNANVVVWRRTGESTVDAMNFIAGRGSRVLHIVHVGNHFQILNPR, from the coding sequence ATGTCAGACCGCCTCATACCCATTGTTCAGGAGACAGAAGAAACCTCTCCATCAACTACTGTTCAAAGTTCAAAAAACCCACAATTACACCAAGTCAAACACCAACCAGTCAAGACCAAACACAAGTCGGTTCCATCTAAATACACCCCCATACAAACCAAACTAAAAAGTGGTGCTGGTAGTGCTGCCCGTTCCGCCGAAGAGATCAAGAGCGAACCAGCAGCTTTGCCCGACGATGGCGACTTTCCACGCTATGCCAGGGCTTCTGAAACCCAACAAGAAGGAAACCCAAAGTTAACGTATAGAAGTTATGTACATACCCTTTTGTCTCGCCTTGCTTATTATCGGCAACAATTTGCCTTTTTAAGGGATGGGCTTGCCTTCGATGAAGTAGACAGGGAAACCAGGCAGCAAGAGTTGCAAGCGTTGGTGTCGATGATGGTAGATTATATAGTAGTATTGGTCAACAAGGATAAACGCCCTTATCAACAAGAAAACTTGCAAGAGCTGGATCACATGATCCATTTTTTGCTTGAAAAAGCCAAGGCTGTAACGTTTGCCGAAACCCCTTCAATCTTAGAAAAATTCCAAAAAGAGCTACCCCACATACAAGCCTCTAAAGGTAGCATGGCATTTGATGATGATGTTAAGCGACTCATTAATCCAACCGAAAACAGAAACGAAGATTTTGATAACACCTTTAGAAAAACCAACAATTTAATAGGGAGCCATCCAGAGCGCATGCCAGGCAGTGCCGAGTCGATCAAAGGGCTCTTTTTTGAGGTACACATGTCGATAGAGGGTGCCGTTACTTATTTGTACGAATGGTTGGTGGGCAAACCAAAACCTGCCAATTTTTATCCAGTCATGAGCCTTTTATCTCGCCCCGATGTACGCAAGGTAGAAAATGCTTTTGTTTACCATGCCGAAAACACCCAAAGAATACCTTTAAGGGTAGCCATTGCTGCCGCGTTTGGAGCGAAAAAGGAAGATGGTCTGAAGCATTGGCGTTATAATACCCGCGTGCAGTATTTGTATGAATTGCTCGACAATAAGGGCAGAGCTTCTACGGCAATGCGTATTGCTATTTCTTTGGGGCGGGCAGGTGAAGGTGTGCCTTCAGGAAAACTTCGGGCAGATGAGGCAGAAGTGGTAAGACTTGTAGAAAAACTTGAGCCTAAAGAATTACTCGATTTTTGGCACAATTATCAGCCCAGGCTTAAAAGCTACCTGAGTCCTTATAATCTGCAGCGGGTGAGAAATTATGTGCAAGCCAACCAACAATATGCTGCAATTAAAGGTGCTGCGGAGACTTTGGGCAACAAAGAGGGGGAAGATACACAACAAAAAAATCAGGAGGCGTTGTTAGGCTGGCAAGAAAGCATATTGCAAGCAAAAGGAGGCGAAGGAAAGGAGAAAATCCCGTTTCTAGAGCAAAAAGACCGTCACCTGGAAGGCATCATCAAGCACTATGTCAATGGTGGTAGTAAATACCTACGTAAGATAGGACCAAGAGGAATAGTTGCGTTGAGCGGCAATGTGAAAGACCTCAAAAAGGAAGTGGCCGATTGGCTCAAAAATACCATCAAAGAAGAAAAGACCTATTTTGGGGGGTATCCGCTCATTCGCAAATATGTGTTGGGCGAAAAAGTGGAATTCTTTATGAGAAAAAATAGCAAGCTGGTGATACCTAAACCCAATGCCACAGCCAATGATTTGGATGCCAGGTTAGGCAGGGTGGTCAATGTGCCCACCCGCTATACTGCCAAAGCATTGTCAGATAAAAAGGTGAAGGTGGGGTGGCACGATGGCGACCGAAATATGTTAAGGCTGTTGATTTCAGCTGGATTTGATGCTGATAAAACAGCCGAAGAGGAGCAGCCTGAAAGACCCTTAGACATCAATGCTGATGATCTAAAAAGTAGCCAGCTTATTTTGGCAAGAATTGAGTCGGCAGTGCGCCAAGGGGATTTGGGGCGCCCCAAAGAAATTGTAAAGCTGCTAGGCGATTTGGCGGCTCAGGCAAAAATCAAAGGACGCTATGATGTGGTCAATCGCAGGCAAGATATATTCAAATCTATCATGGAGCTATCAGACCGAATGCGGGTGGAGTTTTTGAGTCTTTTTGTAGACACTCCCATTGCACATGCCGATAGTGCCGAAGACGCTGATGGGTTGGTGGAGCAGGCATTGGGTGAGTTGGAAAAGCTATTGGTAGGGCTCAAGATGCTCCCCAAGCAAATATACGAGGTGTTGGGCAAGCTAAAATATGGGAGCGACATTGGCGACGATTATTTAAAACTAAGGCGCAGCGCCGGAATGACCAACTACACCCGCATGGAAGGATTGAGAAAATGGACAGCCAATGAGCCTTTTAACCCCAGCAAAACCCACATCTATGCACTGGCGCTGTCAGACAAAGAGTTGGCAATGGCAAGACAAGACGATGAAATGTTGCTGGGCTTAGAGTTTAAGTTTATTCAGTCTGTGATGCATACCCATGAAACGGACTATATCAAGTATGTAGGCTCTTTGTTTCGCAGCCTTGCCCATCATGTGGGGTTTGAGCCTAAACTGCAGTGGCAAGACATAGATAAAAAAAGCCGTCAGGGTGCCTATAAAAAAATGCAAAACTGGGTGAAGCCACCCAATCAAGGTAGCCCAAGGCAACACCGATTGACCCCAGTAGAAGCAAAAGATTTTTCCCAGAACTATTTGGGCTACTATACCAAATACATAGGCAAAGGAAAAGGCGCAGGCAAGGCTGCCGAACAAGCAAAACAAGACCGAAAAGCCCAGGAAGAAAGATGGGATAGTTTGGCAACCCACGATGAGATGGTGGTAAACGACGCAGAGTATAGACGTCAAGTAGGCATTTGGTGCGCCAGGTTGCATAAGGTAGCTGTCAATAAAAATTACCATGATATTATGCTCATGATGATGAGGATATGGCAAGCGGGAGATAATTTGTATGTGCCAAAGGGGATTGTAGTAAAAAGTTACCAGCGAAACCCTTACCTCAAACAAGACTTTAATGAAAAAAGAAAAGAAGTTTTTCTCTTTGAGGTATTTGATGCCCTTCAGGAGACTGCTCAAAAAAGAATTGCTCAAGACACTTTTTTGGGCTATCAAAGCCACCAAAAAGCCTCATTAAACAAGTCTATAAAGCATTTGCAGGGTGGAACACTAGAGCTCATTCCTTTCATTATCAAGCAAGGGTTTAGGTGGTTTCGTAAGCTGGATGGCAAAGACAAGGAACTGGCTCAATATACTTTTACGGGGCTGCATGGGCGGGTATTGCTGGACGAATGGACAGATTATAAATCGAACAAAACAGCTTTAGGTAAAAGAAATAATTTGCGTGAGCAAATGGCTAAGCTTAAACAAGAAATTAAGGAAAATAAAGAGCCTGGCTTGTTTGAGCAGAAAAAAGAAAGGTTAGAGGAGCTAAAAGAAGAAGTTGAAACACAAAGCCGGGAAATCAGACAAAAACACTTGCCCCTGCCTAGCAAAGAGCAACTAGAAAGGTTGTATGGAGGCAATGAAAGCACCCATACGAGTTTGGTATTAGACCTGATGACTCACTTGAGCGATGCGGCTACCCACGACAAGGCTTTTGTAGATACTTTGCTGGCGGAGGGTTACCTGGCAGAAGATATTTTTGCCTTGTCTGAGAATTACCTCACACTGCATGCCAACATCAAAAATAAGTCATTGAATGCTGGGGTAAGCTGGAAGTGGTTGACTGCCAAGGCAGATGAGTACAAAGAAGGAGGAGCACGCCTCGTGAGTGCTATGCGTAATATAGAGCAAGGGGTGAATGCCAAAAATGCTTTTGAAGACCTAGGTCAAGACAAGGAGTATTTTGAAAAAACTTTTAAAGACGATGTAACCAAACGCCAGGAAGGTTTTGAGAAGACAACCACTGCTTACCGCAAAAACCTGATAAAAACTATAGAGCTGGTGGTATTGGTGGGGGTAGTGCCTTTTGCTTCGGTGGGCATAGTACCTATCATTATTGATAATTTGGTGTTGGGGGCGTTGTATGCAGGTACAGGTTTTGTAACGGCAGTGATTGACAAAGCGTTGGACCCTGACAAAGAAACCATTCAAAACTATGTAGGTTTTGCAGGATTTGAGGCTATCAAGGCTTCTCTGACAGCAATGATGTATATGGGCTCTTTTTTCTTAAGTGATGCTATCAAAGAGTCTAAACTGTTGGGTGACAGCATTAATGCGCTTAATGATGGAGGCAAAAAACCTGGTGAGTTGGCAGTAAAAGATGGAGGAAGGTATGTAGGGGTAGGGATGACCCGTAGCTTGGGTAAAGAAGTGATCAAAGGCTTGGAGGGCTTTGTCAAAGGAAAACCTAACGAAGATACCTGGAGAAACATTAGAGACCAGGTAACTAATCCAGCGTCTTTGGTAAAAGCCCTCACCAAGGCAACTACCAACACTACATTTGAGGTGACCGGGCTCAACGATGTATTGAAGGAGGAAATGAATCCACTCTCAGAACAAAGTAAAGACAAGGAGGTGTTAGACCCTAAAGAACGCAACGCTGAATTTAGAGCCAATGAAGGAGCACGAGCCATCCGTAGGTATATTAACACCCCGTTGGGCTTAGACAAGCTCGTAGAGTATACCCAAGAAATGGTGTCAAACCGAAATCCTTTGTTTAAATCTTTTGAAGACAAAAGTGACAAAGATGATGTGCAATCCTTGGCACAAGCCCATATAGAGGAAAAAATGAAAGAAGACCGCCTGCAAGATGCCATTGATGACCTGGAAGAGGTAGTAGAAAGGGTGAATGAAGAGATAGTCGACCACAATGCGTCTGCCAAAAACCAGAAGGTGAGCTTTATTAATATGAGTGACATCTATAATGTTGTAAAAAATACTGGCGTGGCAGGCATTGACCAACTCAAGGGTGCTTTATGGGCTATAAGAAATAACCTCGATTTTCTGTGGTCGCGTAACAAAGCGGCAACAAACAAGCCCAAGAAGGCAACGGATGGTAAACAAAGCAGCCAAGAAGAAATACTTAAAAGTGGCAAAAATCTAAACCCAGAGAACAAAACCCAAAAGACGACTGCTCCTAAACTCAAGGCTAAAAAAACTAAAAGAAGACGTTCTCTGAAGGCTATAGAAGCAGAAAAATGGGCCAATAACTGGTTTAGAGATGGAGCGCTTGTCACAGGCTCTTATCAGGGGCAACCCTATACTTTTAATGTGCAGAATGTTTCTGGTCGGGGACATAACTGCTTGATTAATTGCATAGTAGAAGGGCTTGGAGAGGATTCAACACAAGTATTGAATATTCGGAAGTTTCTTATGACACAATTTCCTGAAGAAGTACAAAAAGGTAATTACCTGGAGGCGAGTGATGAGATTGTTGGTGCTATATTTTCGCAATTGACGCAAAACGCGAATGTGGTAGTATGGAGAAGAACAGGCGAAAGTACTGTCGATGCTATGAACTTTATTGCAGGCAGGGGAAGTCGAGTTTTACATATTGTGCATGTGGGCAATCACTTTCAAATATTGAATCCTCGATAA
- a CDS encoding response regulator, translating into MTMNPHSFRKKILVADDNPAVIETIFQYFNDTKQPYELLNACNGSIAYQIAKEELPDLIILDWEMPMLSGLEVIGYLKKQEETQHIPIIIATGAQIEDRNLEEALETGAIDYIRKPFSRIELLARSKAAMRMSALHQREKTLLQSVIDAQNRELSTIALQVAQKNELLDGVVKKLQPIASQDNTIKSYLKTLQNGLSLDNQWGKFKLHFEKVHPHFFTRLQQNYPVLSPNELKLCAYMKMNLSVKETMQILNISKKGLETARYRIKKKMSLTPKDDLPKLIQHF; encoded by the coding sequence ATGACAATGAACCCTCATTCCTTCAGAAAAAAAATATTGGTAGCCGATGATAATCCAGCAGTCATTGAAACCATATTTCAGTATTTTAATGACACCAAACAACCCTATGAGTTGCTCAATGCCTGCAATGGTTCTATTGCTTACCAGATAGCCAAAGAAGAGTTGCCCGATTTGATTATTCTGGACTGGGAAATGCCCATGCTCTCTGGCTTGGAAGTGATTGGTTATTTGAAAAAACAAGAAGAAACCCAACACATACCTATTATCATAGCTACAGGTGCCCAAATAGAAGATCGCAACCTGGAAGAAGCCCTGGAAACAGGCGCTATAGATTATATTCGCAAGCCTTTTAGCCGCATCGAACTATTGGCGCGTTCCAAGGCGGCTATGCGCATGAGTGCGCTCCACCAAAGAGAAAAAACATTGTTGCAGTCAGTCATAGATGCCCAAAACAGAGAATTGTCAACAATTGCCTTGCAGGTAGCCCAAAAAAACGAATTGCTGGACGGGGTGGTAAAAAAACTTCAACCTATAGCCTCTCAGGATAACACTATAAAAAGCTACCTTAAAACCTTGCAAAACGGCTTAAGCCTGGACAACCAGTGGGGCAAGTTTAAGTTACACTTTGAAAAAGTACACCCCCATTTTTTTACCCGATTGCAGCAAAATTACCCCGTGCTTAGTCCCAACGAGTTAAAGCTTTGTGCTTACATGAAAATGAACTTGTCGGTAAAGGAAACCATGCAAATTCTGAATATTTCTAAAAAAGGCTTGGAAACAGCGCGCTACCGGATTAAGAAAAAAATGAGCCTGACGCCCAAAGACGATTTGCCCAAATTGATTCAACATTTTTAA